The following proteins come from a genomic window of Alnus glutinosa chromosome 10, dhAlnGlut1.1, whole genome shotgun sequence:
- the LOC133879914 gene encoding snRNA-activating protein complex subunit-like, with protein sequence MEQDCSNSNIEEEEEEGRRRMETREERGVSLGGEAEEEDVEGSPFRQLQNLKAELCCSDPSQQCDEDISVDELKILSEEELVDMAMKEVFQHDKEDLENPLQPSEEPSSAAERSSNPPSITECAKGNNSRKRKKDNNSRKEKKTKENSHGVESSYTAKVEQFVKVKQKQDEDKAAARLHSFNASCKINECAITLSERTERMKSLRFTNSATKVKSASLGEHIAVRDSDVVLSVEVYHNSRKWVKTQEFLVLGRQRLTELRDKIYCLTDQVMQKSGQYDHSGYFLVEDVFYNDLRDPSAIDYSEPIFDWLRNSRGDALKKWEYIITGELPQKQKAIIGDNVTGLQLPQFKAVDMHGIGFCDLGFRLGVGYLYCHQGDCKHTIVIRDMRLVHPEDERNQASYPIVVFQLKFRVKKCDVCNICRAANVTVDDKLAPENPCYFCRDCYFLLHYGKDESLLYSDFSVYDYQHD encoded by the exons ATGGAGCAAGATTGTAGTAATTCTAATattgaagaagaggaagaagaagggagaagaagaatggAGACGAGAGAGGAGCGGGGGGTTAGCTTAGGAGGAGAGGCAGAGGAGGAAGATGTTGAGGGTTCTCCTTTCCGTCAACTTCAG AATCTAAAAGCGGAACTATGTTGTTCTGATCCGTCTCAACAGTGTGATGAAGATATTTC GGTCGATGAGCTTAAAATTTTGAGTGAAGAAGAATTAGTGGATATGGCTATGAAGGAAGTATTTCAG CATGACAAAGAGGACCTTGAAAATCCTCTGCAACCTTCAGAAGAGCCGTCTTCCGCTGCAGA GAGATCAAGCAATCCTCCTTCGATAACCGAATGCGCTAAAGGTAACAACtcaaggaagagaaagaaagataacaactcaaggaaagaaaagaaaacaaaggaaaacagtCATGGCGTTGAG AGTAGTTATACTGCAAAGGTGGAGCAATTTGTGAAAGTCAAACAAAAGcaggatgaagacaaagcagCAGCAAGACTGCATTCATTCAA TGCTAGTTGCAAGATCAATGAATGTGCCATTACACTATCAGAAAGAACAGAAAGGATGAAATCTCTCCGGTTTACAAATTCTGCAACAAAG GTGAAATCAGCAAGCCTTGGGGAACACATTGCTGTGCGGGATTCAGATGTTGTTCTTTCTGTTGAGGTTTACCATAACTCACGGAAGTGGGTAAAG ACTCAAGAATTTTTGGTCCTAGGACGACAAAGGTTGACTGAACTGAGGGATAAGATCTATTGTTTAACCGACCAGGTGATGCAAAAGTCTGGGCAGTATGATCATTCTGGATATTTTCTTGTAGAA GATGTATTCTATAATGATTTGAGGGATCCCTCTGCAATAGATTATAGTGAACCTATATTTGATTGGCTCAGAAACTCTAGGGGTGACGCTCTTAAAAAATGGGAATACATTATAACAGGGGAATTACCACAGAAGCAGAAAGCAATTATAGGTGATAATGTTACAGGCCTTCAATTGCCTCAGTTCAAAGCTGTTGACATGCACGGGATAGGGTTTTGTGACTTGGGATTTCGACTTGGTGTTGGATATCTCTACTGTCACCAG GGAGACTGCAAGCATACAATCGTTATAAGAGACATGAGATTAGTTCATCCAGAGGACGAGCGCAATCAAGCTAGTTATCCAATAGTcgtatttcaattaaaatttcgTGTAAAGAAATGCGATGTCTGTAATATATGTAGAGCTGCAAATGTGACGGTTGATGACAAGTTGGCCCCGGAGAACCCGTGCTATTTTTGTAGAGACTgttattttcttcttcactatGGAAAGGATGAGTCTCTACTGTATAGTGACTTCTCAGTATATGATTATCAACATGATTAA
- the LOC133879383 gene encoding protein PHR1-LIKE 2-like: protein MYPRMIQPHHEGGIVAQEDIPLQGTAGRPDPCLVLTSDPKPRLRWTADLHERFVDAVTQLGGSSKATPKAIMRTMNVKGLTLFHLKSHLQKYRLGKQSGKDIGDASRDGMPASYLLESPGTGNSSPNLPTSDNDGYEVKEALRAQMEVQSKLHLQVEAEKHLQIRQEAERRYIAMLERACKMLADQFIGGAVIDTEGQKFQGLVNKTARSSSLDPLGFYSLHSNQVTGVHGSEEEVPPGLHPQRADCSTESCLTSHESPGGLPLEGSPSGGKKRMLNLDPTTASLIWG, encoded by the exons atgtACCCAAGAATGATTCAGCCCCACCACGAAGGTGGCATAGTTGCTCAGGAAGACATCCCATTGCAGGGTACCGCTGGTAGGCCCGACCCATGCCTCGTTTTGACCTCCGATCCTAAACCTCGCCTCCGTTGGACTGCCGACCTTCACGAACGTTTCGTTGATGCTGTCACTCAGCTTGGTGGCTCCTCTA AAGCTACGCCAAAGGCCATCATGCGGACAATGAATGTGAAGGGATTGACTCTTTTCCATCTAAAGAGTCATCTCCAG AAGTACAGGCTAGGtaagcaatccggaaaggatattGGCGACGCATCCAGGGATG GGATGCCTGCTTCATACCTTTTAGAAAGCCCTGGCACTGGTAATTCTTCCCCGAATTTGCCAACTTCTGATAATGA TGGTTATGAAGTCAAGGAGGCCTTGAGAGCACAGATGGAAGTGCAAAGTAAATTACATCTGCAAGTCGAG GCTGAGAAGCACTTGCAGATTCGACAGGAAGCAGAGCGTAGATATATTGCCATGCTTGAGAGAGCTTGTAAGATGCTTGCTGATCAATTTATTGGAGGTGCAGTTATTGACACCGAAGGCCAAAAGTTTCAAGGATTGGTAAATAAGACAGCAAGAAGTTCCTCCCTTGATCCACTTGGCTTCTACTCATTGCACTCCAATCAGGTGACTGGAGTGCACGGCTCAGAAGAAGAAGTTCCACCTGGTCTCCACCCCCAAAGGGCTGACTGTTCCACTGAAAGCTGCCTAACATCACACGAGAGTCCTGGAGGATTGCCTCTGGAAGGATCTCCTAGTGGAGGGAAGAAAAGGATGCTAAACTTGGACCCAACCACTGCATCTTTGATTTGGGGTTAA